In Hemibagrus wyckioides isolate EC202008001 linkage group LG21, SWU_Hwy_1.0, whole genome shotgun sequence, the following proteins share a genomic window:
- the LOC131342756 gene encoding tetraspanin-31-like: MDFTLCLNEGETSGNCSAMLKVGFFCAKNTLCAVNAVYLVVGLSLMAAAGYGKSFGIVWSLSIISVVMVVGVFLIFISMLGIIGALRHNQIILFTYILAMILVFIFQFAASCSCLALGREKQEKLLSMSWEVMRNETRRSLEQQLDCCGLVNSAEKQHVFRTDVNLCTAACKRTAHCFTCGDLMLQNTAETLNFLGGVGLFCSFTQLVTVWLAVQYRNQRNHQISSRTSS; this comes from the exons ATGGACTTTACACTCTGTCTGAATGAAGGAGAAACTTCAGGAAACTGTTCTGCGATGCTGAAGGTCGGGTTCTTCTGCGCTAAGAACACACTGTGTGCTGTGAATGCGGTGTATCTG GTGGTGGGCCTGTCCCTCATGGCAGCGGCCGGTTATGGGAAAAGTTTTGGCATTGTGTGGAGTTTGAGCATCATcagtgtagtgatggtggtgggagtcttcctcatcttcatctccatGCTGGGGATCATCGGAGCTCTAAGACACAACCAGATCATCCTGTTCACT tacatCCTGGCGATGATATTAGTGTTTATCTTCCAGTTCGCTGCCTCATGTTCCTGCCTCGCTTTGGGGAGAGAAAAACAG gaaaAGTTACTCAGCATGTCGTGGGAGGTGATGAGGAATGAAACTCGCCGCTCTCTGGAGCAGCAGCTGGATTGTTGTGGTTTGGTGAACAGCGCTGAAAAGCAACACGTGTTCAGAACTGACGTGAATCTGTGCACTGCT gcgTGTAAGAGAACAGCTCACTGCTTCACATGTGGAGATTTGATGCTGCAGAACACTGCAGAGACACTCAACTTCCTGGGTGGAGTCGGATTATTCTGCAGCTTCACACAG cttgTGACCGTGTGGTTGGCTGTTCAATACAGGAACCAGAGGAACCATCAGATCAGCTCCAGAACCTCGTCATAG